The proteins below come from a single Holdemania massiliensis genomic window:
- the rsfS gene encoding ribosome silencing factor, translated as MSELLQLVVKAADQRLAEAISVLDFRGHSPFTDYFVIASAKNERMADSIVDHVIEEAEKAGFAVRNVEGGQGSRWLLVDLYEVVLHVFVGEERQVYNLEKLWGDLPRIEVEL; from the coding sequence AGATCAGCGCTTGGCGGAAGCGATTTCCGTGCTGGATTTCCGCGGTCACAGCCCGTTTACCGATTACTTTGTGATCGCTTCGGCCAAAAATGAACGAATGGCTGATTCCATCGTCGATCATGTGATTGAGGAAGCCGAAAAGGCCGGATTCGCGGTCCGCAATGTCGAAGGCGGACAGGGCAGCCGATGGCTGTTAGTCGATCTGTATGAGGTTGTCCTGCACGTCTTTGTCGGCGAAGAACGGCAGGTGTATAATCTGGAAAAGCTGTGGGGTGATCTGCCGCGGATTGAGGTCGAGCTATGA
- a CDS encoding class I SAM-dependent DNA methyltransferase produces MSYDSLAAYYDALVKDEEATAAWLDYTRRYLEPCSLLELACGSGEISIALAEAGYTVDATDLSPAMIQAAQAKPHPDAVTFRVMDMLNMQTALSVEGIVCYCDSLNYLTSLDQVGQFMDQAAELLEPHGVLLFDMHTPQRLEEFTEEYIEEGVLEDTLYQWTILSDEDRIYQHFAFWTSEGLKEEHHVQTVFDPQAVLQRMEAAGFEVEIMTDFTQPGIQPGEKLFYAGRKKA; encoded by the coding sequence ATGAGCTATGACAGTCTGGCAGCTTATTATGATGCTTTGGTCAAGGATGAGGAAGCCACGGCAGCCTGGCTGGATTATACCCGGCGCTATCTTGAACCGTGTTCATTGCTGGAGCTGGCCTGCGGCAGCGGTGAGATTTCGATTGCCTTAGCCGAAGCAGGGTACACTGTCGATGCGACTGACTTATCCCCAGCCATGATTCAGGCAGCTCAGGCGAAACCCCATCCAGACGCGGTAACTTTTCGTGTTATGGACATGCTGAACATGCAGACAGCGCTGTCAGTGGAAGGCATTGTGTGCTATTGCGACAGCTTAAATTATCTGACGTCGCTGGATCAGGTGGGACAGTTTATGGATCAAGCTGCGGAATTGCTTGAACCTCATGGCGTTTTGTTGTTTGATATGCATACGCCTCAGCGATTGGAAGAGTTCACTGAGGAATATATTGAAGAAGGGGTGCTGGAAGATACGCTGTATCAATGGACGATCTTAAGTGATGAGGATCGGATTTATCAGCACTTTGCTTTCTGGACGTCAGAAGGACTGAAAGAGGAACATCACGTCCAGACTGTTTTCGATCCGCAGGCTGTGCTTCAGCGAATGGAAGCGGCCGGATTTGAAGTAGAAATCATGACGGATTTTACTCAGCCGGGAATTCAGCCGGGTGAAAAATTATTTTACGCAGGGAGGAAGAAAGCATGA
- a CDS encoding 5'-methylthioadenosine/adenosylhomocysteine nucleosidase, whose amino-acid sequence MIAIIGAMKVEIDALLALMEDVEASSIQKIPFYTGKLADVPVVVTQSGVGKTLAAMSTTLLLEHFDVSGVINIGTAGGLMENQEVLDVVISTRIAHHDVDVPGWNHGFGLDNPCCFAADERCVQAVSQVIQEHDRAWIGPIASGDCFVNTAQQVARIKQEYPEALCAEMEAASIAQVSAHYGVPFVVVRSLSDITLKAGNEMTFEEYAQKASVRSAAWCEKVVVKLAECL is encoded by the coding sequence ATGATCGCAATTATCGGAGCGATGAAGGTTGAAATCGACGCGCTGCTGGCCTTGATGGAGGACGTCGAAGCCAGCTCAATTCAGAAGATTCCGTTTTATACCGGAAAGCTGGCTGATGTTCCGGTGGTTGTCACGCAAAGCGGCGTCGGCAAAACGTTAGCCGCGATGAGTACCACGCTGCTGCTGGAACATTTTGATGTCAGCGGTGTGATCAATATCGGCACAGCCGGCGGATTAATGGAAAATCAGGAGGTTCTGGATGTCGTCATTTCCACGCGGATTGCGCATCATGATGTGGATGTGCCAGGGTGGAATCATGGCTTCGGCCTGGATAACCCGTGCTGCTTTGCCGCGGATGAACGGTGTGTTCAGGCTGTTTCCCAGGTCATTCAAGAGCATGACCGGGCCTGGATCGGTCCGATTGCTTCCGGCGATTGCTTTGTCAATACCGCACAACAGGTCGCAAGGATCAAACAGGAATACCCTGAGGCGCTGTGTGCGGAAATGGAAGCCGCGTCGATCGCGCAGGTCTCTGCACATTATGGCGTTCCGTTTGTCGTTGTGCGTTCGCTGTCCGACATTACGTTAAAAGCAGGCAATGAAATGACGTTTGAAGAATATGCGCAGAAAGCCTCTGTCCGTTCGGCGGCATGGTGTGAAAAGGTTGTTGTGAAGCTGGCTGAGTGCTTATGA
- a CDS encoding TVP38/TMEM64 family protein encodes MSETLRFWLERIMTVEFWVEALSAFKDLGPLAPICLALVESLIPALPLVAIVTINISAHGAILGFLYSWIGTTLGSLIVFLFFRRLVKHRLMPWFSRSTSIQKALNWVAGRNAAVLFILVAMPFTPSSFINIAFGLSDFEESKFIKTLIAAKLIMMFGLSVFGKTLSISFTRPVYLILAVGILAVLYCVSVHFRKKHGL; translated from the coding sequence ATGAGTGAAACGCTTCGATTCTGGCTGGAACGGATCATGACTGTTGAGTTCTGGGTGGAAGCACTCTCGGCGTTTAAAGATCTGGGACCCTTGGCTCCAATCTGTTTGGCCTTGGTGGAATCCTTGATTCCAGCCTTGCCGTTAGTCGCGATTGTGACGATCAATATCAGCGCCCATGGTGCGATACTGGGGTTTCTGTATTCCTGGATTGGAACGACGTTAGGTTCGCTGATCGTCTTTCTGTTTTTCCGGCGGCTTGTCAAACACCGGCTGATGCCTTGGTTCAGCCGCAGTACTTCGATTCAAAAAGCCTTGAATTGGGTGGCCGGACGCAATGCCGCGGTGCTGTTCATTTTAGTCGCAATGCCGTTTACACCCAGTTCCTTCATCAACATTGCTTTCGGCCTGTCTGATTTTGAAGAATCAAAATTTATTAAAACTTTGATCGCGGCGAAGCTGATCATGATGTTTGGCTTAAGCGTATTCGGCAAGACGTTAAGCATCTCGTTTACCCGTCCGGTTTATCTGATCTTGGCCGTTGGAATCTTAGCTGTTCTGTACTGCGTTTCTGTTCATTTCCGAAAAAAGCATGGGTTATAA
- a CDS encoding IMP cyclohydrolase: MQKISLKDDLQQNTYPGRGIVLGKTPDGRKAVAAYFIMGRSENSRNRIFVTEGQGIRTQAYDPSKLVDPSLIIYAPVRVLGNKTIVTNGDQTDTIYAGMDRQLTFEQALRSREFEPDGPNFTPRISGILHIESGKFNYALSILKSSDGDPQSCHRYTFAYENPLAGEGHFIHTYMHDGDPLPSFEGEPKRVEILDSLDAMTELLWTNLNPDNKVSLFVRMIDLASGETETRIVNKHA; the protein is encoded by the coding sequence ATGCAAAAAATCTCACTCAAAGACGATCTTCAACAGAACACCTACCCCGGACGGGGCATCGTACTGGGTAAAACGCCAGACGGACGCAAAGCCGTAGCAGCTTATTTTATCATGGGACGCAGTGAAAACAGCCGTAATCGTATTTTTGTCACGGAGGGTCAGGGCATCCGCACGCAGGCCTACGATCCGTCAAAGCTGGTTGATCCATCCTTAATTATTTATGCTCCGGTTCGTGTCTTGGGCAACAAGACCATCGTCACCAACGGTGATCAGACCGATACGATTTATGCCGGCATGGATCGTCAGCTGACTTTTGAACAAGCGCTGCGCAGCCGGGAATTTGAGCCGGATGGGCCGAACTTTACGCCCCGCATTTCAGGGATTCTGCATATTGAAAGCGGCAAGTTCAACTATGCACTGTCCATCTTAAAGAGCAGCGACGGCGATCCGCAGTCCTGCCACCGCTACACCTTTGCTTACGAAAATCCGCTGGCCGGCGAAGGCCATTTCATCCATACCTACATGCATGACGGTGATCCGCTGCCAAGCTTTGAAGGGGAACCAAAACGGGTGGAAATCCTCGATTCACTGGATGCCATGACAGAACTGTTATGGACAAATCTGAATCCTGACAATAAGGTTTCGCTGTTTGTTCGGATGATCGATCTGGCAAGCGGTGAAACAGAAACTCGGATTGTCAATAAACACGCCTAA
- a CDS encoding DnaD domain protein, which produces MKAWWKQPYINRLQWILEHYEWFGFSETEGLVVLMIEYLNTCQTPITPALLEKKTGLTKEALDQALSVLCAKKYLELKAGRSSVSFSLDGLYNADTAKSQKAMEQPVFDLFEGEFGRPLNSNELMTLQTWVSRYDSSVLVKVLKEASMYQKLNFAYMQRILSEWQRKGWIGPDGREVRNHESG; this is translated from the coding sequence ATGAAGGCATGGTGGAAGCAGCCCTATATCAACCGGCTGCAGTGGATTCTGGAACATTATGAATGGTTCGGCTTTTCCGAAACGGAAGGGCTGGTTGTTTTGATGATTGAATATCTGAATACTTGTCAGACCCCGATTACTCCGGCGTTATTGGAAAAGAAAACGGGACTGACGAAAGAAGCGCTGGATCAGGCGCTGAGCGTCCTGTGCGCGAAGAAATATCTGGAATTAAAAGCTGGACGGTCTTCGGTCAGTTTCAGCTTAGACGGACTTTATAACGCGGATACAGCGAAATCGCAGAAGGCCATGGAACAGCCGGTCTTTGATTTATTCGAAGGCGAATTTGGCCGGCCGCTGAATTCTAATGAACTGATGACGCTGCAGACTTGGGTCAGCCGCTATGATTCTTCGGTCTTAGTTAAGGTTTTGAAAGAAGCCAGCATGTATCAGAAACTGAATTTTGCCTATATGCAGCGAATTTTGTCAGAATGGCAGCGGAAGGGTTGGATTGGGCCGGATGGCCGGGAGGTTAGAAATCATGAAAGTGGATGA
- the nth gene encoding endonuclease III: MKVDEILAKLTEMFPDAHCELIHRNPFELAVAVVLSAQTTDVSVNKVTPQLFEKFPTPQALASASLEEIESCIHRIGLYHNKAKSIQGLARGVVEQFDGVMPQTMEELMSLPGVGRKSANVIMSVCFGMPAIAVDTHVERVSKRLRLAAPKDTVLEVEKKLMRKLLKSEWSHAHHLFIFFGRYFCKAKNPQCQDCPFTSFCREYQAQQKQTEKVEKQKRVKAKAA, translated from the coding sequence ATGAAAGTGGATGAAATTTTAGCGAAGCTGACGGAAATGTTTCCCGATGCGCATTGCGAGCTGATTCACCGCAATCCCTTTGAACTGGCGGTGGCTGTTGTCCTGTCAGCGCAGACCACAGACGTGTCCGTCAACAAAGTCACGCCGCAGCTGTTTGAGAAATTTCCGACGCCCCAAGCGCTGGCTTCCGCTTCATTAGAGGAAATTGAATCCTGTATCCACCGGATTGGTCTGTATCATAATAAAGCCAAGAGTATTCAGGGACTGGCACGCGGCGTTGTTGAACAGTTTGACGGGGTGATGCCGCAGACGATGGAAGAGCTGATGAGTCTTCCGGGAGTGGGGCGTAAAAGCGCCAATGTCATTATGTCCGTCTGCTTTGGTATGCCGGCGATCGCAGTCGATACACATGTCGAGCGGGTGTCGAAGCGCTTAAGGCTGGCCGCTCCCAAAGATACTGTGCTGGAAGTGGAAAAGAAGCTGATGCGCAAGCTGCTGAAGTCAGAATGGTCGCATGCTCATCATCTGTTTATTTTTTTCGGCCGTTATTTCTGCAAGGCTAAAAATCCGCAGTGTCAGGACTGTCCGTTTACTTCCTTCTGCCGCGAATATCAGGCGCAGCAGAAGCAGACTGAGAAAGTAGAAAAGCAAAAAAGGGTTAAAGCCAAAGCGGCATGA
- a CDS encoding tetratricopeptide repeat protein — protein sequence MKIEEEIQKLVDEDQIQQALLTLDANEAKIHDKAWYYSERGWILGMLERYQEAFWSLSKASSLGQDDAGLLSQLGWVLNKMEMHESALDYLNQAEKKGRDDAWLYREKGWTLTQLDKYEEAIGYFEEALYFDQTDGWCHAQIGFCYNRMEQPDQALNELKKALTMNYRDLWVMKEYAWSCSRVNRLEDELEVLQELIKENPEDLWLLNELGFCCNSLDHPDQAQSYLEKSVALNDQDIWSHCELARCYAMQGKPETALPHFLQAKALGRDDAWIEVQIGYVKEDMNLPEEAIPQFELALQKDPDNIAALSHLAYQLSQKGDSKQALPLLEKALSLGRDDGWLYAQLGYDYSEVNDYDKAVQYYEKAAPIHNDPFWVKTQLGWNLAAGGHKEEALEVYFKLLEEQPENGWVLAQIAWNQVRMDQLESARENYSKALATGIHEIWIWSDCAWLHHRLGAYDQELEYLQKAQEMGRDDDWLHYRKADAYSQLDRYDEALSELDIAEQKGKQDIELYSLRAWNYGRQRKNEAAMEQLKKAQELGRDDLWIINEIGWNQIQLDNYEEGRQLFERSIEQDPEDGWAHAQLGYALSRLKRFDEALAEMEKAKQLNFEEPWNLRETAWILSQLSRYQEELSVLEKLNLPETEDRWVLGEAGYCLNQLDRSEEAIGYLKRSIKLKPDNAWTYCQLGISYKNIDQLEEAEASLKKGLDMGYADSWPHYQLAVVYNRMEKYEEALKEVPLGFDEEEKDCSDYHWMMARNLGPMGEHREAIAHLRKAKDHDEASLYEEFGWNYSEMELYDKALDYFQRAYHLRQEKSGWLLAQLGCTEDRLGHHPKAEAYLKEAFDKGYDTPWFHSVLAYHYWKTDQREEALKWLKMAKAEGRDSEWMAQAQKELEKPKGFKLFKGK from the coding sequence TTGAAAATCGAAGAAGAAATCCAAAAATTGGTCGACGAAGATCAGATTCAGCAGGCTCTGCTGACACTCGACGCCAACGAAGCAAAGATTCATGATAAAGCCTGGTATTACAGCGAACGCGGCTGGATTCTGGGCATGCTGGAACGCTATCAGGAAGCGTTCTGGAGCTTAAGCAAAGCCTCAAGCTTAGGTCAGGACGATGCCGGCCTCCTCTCGCAGCTGGGATGGGTTCTGAACAAGATGGAGATGCATGAATCCGCCCTGGACTATTTGAACCAGGCGGAAAAGAAAGGCCGCGACGACGCCTGGCTGTATCGCGAAAAAGGCTGGACGCTGACCCAGCTGGATAAATATGAAGAAGCGATCGGTTACTTTGAGGAAGCCCTATATTTTGATCAGACCGACGGCTGGTGCCATGCTCAGATCGGATTCTGCTACAATCGGATGGAACAGCCCGATCAGGCTCTGAATGAACTGAAAAAAGCGCTGACCATGAATTACCGCGACCTATGGGTCATGAAGGAATATGCCTGGAGCTGCTCGCGCGTCAACCGGTTGGAGGATGAGCTGGAAGTGCTGCAGGAGCTGATCAAGGAAAATCCAGAAGATCTGTGGCTGCTCAATGAGCTGGGTTTCTGCTGCAACAGTCTTGATCATCCGGATCAGGCGCAGTCCTATCTTGAAAAATCGGTAGCTTTAAACGATCAGGATATCTGGAGTCATTGTGAGCTGGCGCGCTGCTATGCGATGCAGGGCAAACCGGAAACCGCCCTGCCGCACTTTCTTCAAGCCAAAGCGCTGGGTCGGGATGACGCCTGGATTGAGGTTCAGATCGGTTATGTCAAAGAAGACATGAATCTGCCGGAGGAAGCTATCCCGCAGTTTGAGCTGGCCCTGCAGAAAGATCCGGACAACATTGCCGCGCTTTCTCACCTAGCTTACCAGCTTTCCCAGAAAGGCGATTCCAAGCAGGCCCTGCCGCTGCTTGAAAAAGCGTTGAGCCTGGGACGGGATGATGGATGGCTGTATGCTCAGCTGGGCTACGATTATTCTGAAGTCAACGATTATGACAAGGCCGTCCAATACTACGAAAAAGCCGCTCCAATCCATAACGATCCCTTCTGGGTTAAAACCCAGCTGGGCTGGAATTTGGCGGCCGGCGGACATAAGGAAGAAGCGCTTGAGGTCTATTTCAAACTGTTGGAAGAACAGCCTGAAAACGGCTGGGTACTGGCTCAGATCGCCTGGAATCAAGTCCGCATGGATCAGCTGGAATCCGCCCGGGAAAATTATTCCAAGGCTCTTGCGACCGGCATCCATGAAATCTGGATCTGGAGCGACTGTGCCTGGCTGCATCATCGCCTCGGCGCTTACGATCAAGAACTGGAATATTTACAGAAAGCGCAGGAAATGGGCCGCGATGATGATTGGCTGCATTACCGCAAAGCCGATGCTTACAGTCAGCTTGACCGTTATGACGAGGCCTTAAGTGAATTGGATATTGCCGAACAAAAAGGCAAGCAGGACATTGAGCTGTATTCCTTAAGAGCCTGGAACTATGGCCGGCAGCGTAAGAATGAAGCGGCGATGGAACAGCTGAAAAAAGCACAGGAGCTGGGCCGCGACGATCTGTGGATCATCAACGAAATCGGCTGGAATCAAATTCAGCTAGACAACTATGAAGAAGGCCGCCAATTATTTGAGCGGTCAATTGAACAGGATCCGGAAGACGGCTGGGCCCATGCTCAGCTTGGCTACGCCCTGAGTCGGCTCAAACGTTTTGATGAAGCTCTGGCTGAAATGGAAAAAGCAAAACAGCTGAATTTTGAAGAACCCTGGAATCTGCGAGAAACCGCATGGATTCTTTCTCAGCTTAGCCGCTATCAGGAAGAACTGAGCGTTCTGGAAAAGCTGAATCTGCCGGAAACCGAGGATCGCTGGGTATTGGGTGAGGCCGGCTACTGTCTGAATCAGCTGGACCGCAGCGAAGAAGCAATCGGCTACTTGAAGCGTTCAATCAAACTCAAGCCTGACAATGCCTGGACGTATTGTCAGTTAGGCATCTCTTATAAAAATATCGATCAGCTGGAAGAAGCCGAAGCCAGTTTGAAGAAAGGTCTTGATATGGGATATGCCGACAGCTGGCCGCATTATCAGCTGGCCGTCGTTTACAATCGCATGGAAAAGTATGAAGAGGCATTAAAGGAAGTCCCGCTGGGGTTTGATGAAGAGGAAAAGGACTGCAGCGATTATCATTGGATGATGGCCCGCAATCTAGGCCCGATGGGAGAACATCGCGAAGCGATTGCCCATCTGCGCAAAGCGAAGGATCATGACGAAGCCTCGCTCTATGAAGAATTCGGCTGGAATTACAGTGAAATGGAATTATACGATAAAGCTCTGGATTATTTCCAGCGGGCCTATCATCTGCGGCAGGAAAAAAGCGGCTGGCTGTTGGCTCAGCTGGGCTGCACAGAGGATCGTTTAGGCCACCACCCGAAAGCCGAAGCTTATTTAAAGGAAGCCTTCGATAAAGGGTATGATACGCCATGGTTCCATAGTGTTCTGGCTTATCATTATTGGAAAACAGATCAGCGTGAAGAAGCGCTGAAATGGCTGAAAATGGCCAAAGCGGAAGGTCGAGACTCAGAGTGGATGGCACAGGCTCAAAAAGAGCTTGAGAAACCCAAAGGATTTAAATTGTTCAAGGGCAAATAA
- a CDS encoding transglycosylase domain-containing protein, with protein MNTTQKQPPKKKPAAKKKTVKRRKINAKNMATIIVSIIVVLGLIGGSAGMVVLGSMLKDAPKIDINNFESKESTQILDKDGNLIQDIGQQIRTNVSYDDMPTSLIDAFVAVEDSRYFEHNGFDLPRFTKAFLTNLKTLSFSQGGSTFTMQLVKNTYFTNDETGEMAARSKLAGVKRKVQEIFLAMQLENQTNKKRIFELYLNKLNFGGSGNIRGVQKAAEYYFGKDVSELTLSESAMLAGVINAPNAYNPFKNLDYATDRRNTVLNLMQRHGYITKQEAELAKSIKVEDQLVDSSANKGSTDGGTQYQSYVDAVIAETKELTGMDPTVVPMKIYTTMDPKVQAQIDDIQAGKTDVQFPDELMEIAIVSMNNQTGEIVGIGGGRNYAGGGSLLLNHATDQFKQPGSAVKPFLSYALAFENLGWSTSHTVTDSPFNYAGTTKVVKNFNGRYYGDIPLEYAVGNSLNTPALKTLQQVIDAIGSKKVVQYLQNLGFSRVTQDEFNVGYAIGGSTYEASAVEMAGAHATMINGGSYIKPHTITKIEFKDGTSPVVPDYSGTQVISAESAYLASHLMYQAVSGPYSNYMQLLKRSYPIYGKTGTTDWGSDGLKFNIPQGAAKDKWMIASSSKYTNAVWVGYEKGVKDKDTYFDSKKSKLNIPGNISKLMLDVLHEGEENPPAISQPDGVTSITHIKGLYPYTAVLEGMDGSFVTTGLIKKEFNKLADPLQASVQDIGTFDASLSAEGNLHLTWGDYPDPSKLNVAPYTTNLGIEVGGKWYDAPDCAVAFDWTWVYGPIRYKAQVSIQDFSIDVTSEQASFDQQIDVKPGDKLNVCGYYAYENMNYRSNEICKEIQVEDKEIQLAIPSDKATKAEIESWANTNGVTVSFTEVADEAKKGTNEILSNGTKVNGTTMTFMQSTIGQARFAVTLYVGLSCGSNASIVNGACACNQGFEGDPIKGCTAKPNPTPETTPPTDPSPDTSESPDPTPSEDSQDTNNEEQN; from the coding sequence ATGAATACGACCCAGAAACAGCCGCCGAAGAAAAAACCAGCGGCAAAAAAGAAAACGGTAAAAAGAAGAAAGATCAATGCCAAAAACATGGCGACGATCATCGTATCGATCATCGTAGTTTTGGGCTTAATCGGCGGCAGCGCCGGCATGGTGGTTTTAGGCAGCATGCTCAAAGACGCCCCGAAGATTGATATTAACAACTTTGAAAGCAAAGAATCGACGCAGATTCTCGATAAAGACGGCAATCTGATTCAGGACATTGGCCAGCAGATCCGCACCAACGTTTCGTATGACGATATGCCGACGTCGCTGATCGACGCCTTTGTGGCGGTCGAGGACAGCCGTTACTTTGAGCACAACGGTTTTGACCTGCCGCGCTTTACCAAGGCTTTTCTGACCAATCTGAAAACATTGAGCTTTTCTCAGGGCGGATCGACCTTTACGATGCAGCTGGTCAAAAATACATACTTTACCAATGATGAAACCGGCGAAATGGCAGCCCGCAGCAAGCTGGCCGGGGTCAAGCGTAAGGTCCAGGAAATCTTTCTGGCGATGCAGCTGGAAAATCAGACGAATAAAAAGCGCATCTTTGAGCTGTATCTGAACAAGCTGAATTTCGGCGGCTCCGGCAATATCCGCGGCGTTCAGAAAGCGGCGGAATACTATTTCGGCAAGGACGTCAGCGAACTGACGCTCAGCGAGAGCGCGATGCTGGCGGGCGTCATTAACGCCCCGAATGCCTACAACCCGTTTAAAAACCTCGACTATGCGACCGACCGGCGCAACACGGTTCTCAACCTGATGCAGCGCCACGGCTACATTACCAAGCAGGAAGCTGAGCTGGCCAAGTCAATTAAGGTTGAAGATCAGCTGGTTGACAGCTCCGCGAATAAGGGCAGCACCGACGGCGGCACCCAGTATCAGAGCTACGTCGACGCGGTGATCGCCGAAACCAAAGAGCTGACCGGCATGGATCCGACGGTTGTGCCGATGAAAATCTACACCACGATGGATCCGAAAGTTCAGGCTCAGATCGACGATATCCAGGCCGGCAAAACCGATGTTCAGTTCCCGGATGAGCTGATGGAAATTGCGATTGTTTCGATGAATAATCAGACCGGCGAAATCGTCGGCATCGGCGGCGGACGCAATTACGCCGGCGGCGGAAGCCTGCTTTTAAATCATGCAACGGATCAGTTCAAGCAGCCCGGCTCGGCGGTTAAGCCGTTCCTCTCCTATGCGCTGGCCTTTGAGAACCTCGGCTGGTCGACCTCGCATACCGTGACCGATTCGCCGTTCAACTACGCCGGTACGACCAAAGTCGTCAAGAACTTCAACGGACGCTACTATGGCGATATTCCGTTAGAATATGCTGTGGGCAATTCCCTGAATACCCCGGCATTGAAAACACTGCAGCAAGTCATCGACGCGATCGGCAGCAAGAAGGTCGTGCAGTATCTGCAGAACCTCGGTTTCAGCCGTGTCACGCAGGATGAGTTCAACGTCGGCTATGCGATCGGCGGCTCCACCTACGAAGCCAGCGCGGTTGAAATGGCCGGTGCGCATGCCACGATGATCAACGGCGGCAGCTATATCAAACCGCACACGATCACCAAGATTGAGTTTAAAGACGGCACCTCACCGGTGGTTCCGGATTATTCCGGCACACAGGTGATCAGCGCCGAATCCGCCTATTTAGCCTCACATCTGATGTATCAGGCCGTATCCGGTCCGTATTCCAATTACATGCAGCTGTTAAAACGCAGCTATCCGATTTACGGCAAGACCGGTACAACGGACTGGGGCAGCGATGGTCTGAAATTCAATATTCCTCAGGGCGCAGCCAAGGATAAATGGATGATCGCTTCCAGTTCCAAATACACCAACGCCGTCTGGGTTGGTTATGAAAAAGGCGTGAAAGATAAAGATACCTACTTTGATTCCAAGAAAAGCAAGCTGAACATTCCGGGCAACATTTCCAAATTGATGCTCGATGTGCTGCATGAGGGCGAAGAAAACCCACCGGCGATCAGTCAGCCGGACGGCGTTACCTCGATCACCCATATCAAGGGCCTCTACCCATACACCGCTGTGCTGGAGGGCATGGACGGCAGCTTTGTCACCACCGGCCTAATCAAAAAGGAATTCAACAAGCTGGCTGATCCATTGCAGGCTTCCGTTCAGGATATCGGGACCTTTGACGCCAGTCTGAGCGCAGAGGGTAATCTGCATCTGACCTGGGGAGATTACCCGGATCCAAGCAAACTCAACGTTGCCCCTTATACAACCAACCTCGGCATTGAGGTCGGCGGCAAATGGTACGACGCCCCAGACTGCGCTGTCGCCTTTGACTGGACATGGGTCTATGGACCGATTCGCTACAAAGCGCAGGTTTCCATTCAGGACTTCTCGATTGATGTGACCAGCGAACAGGCCAGCTTTGATCAGCAGATTGACGTCAAACCGGGCGATAAGCTGAATGTCTGCGGTTACTACGCTTATGAAAATATGAATTACCGAAGCAATGAGATCTGTAAGGAAATACAGGTTGAAGATAAGGAAATCCAGCTGGCGATTCCGTCCGATAAAGCGACGAAAGCTGAGATCGAAAGCTGGGCGAACACCAACGGCGTCACGGTCAGCTTCACCGAGGTGGCCGACGAAGCGAAGAAAGGCACCAATGAAATTCTTTCCAACGGCACCAAAGTCAACGGCACGACGATGACTTTCATGCAGTCGACGATCGGTCAGGCCCGCTTCGCGGTAACGCTGTACGTCGGATTGTCCTGCGGCAGCAACGCCTCGATCGTCAACGGCGCCTGCGCGTGCAATCAGGGCTTTGAAGGCGATCCGATCAAAGGCTGTACGGCCAAACCGAATCCTACCCCGGAGACGACTCCGCCGACGGATCCCTCTCCGGATACCTCCGAATCTCCTGATCCGACCCCTAGTGAAGATTCACAGGATACCAACAACGAAGAACAAAACTGA
- the recU gene encoding Holliday junction resolvase RecU, translating into MIGYPNGKTASRSLNPQTVKQSAGGRGMSLENDLNKTNDYYLQLDKAVIHKKPTPIQIVQVDYPKRSAAKITEAYFKVPSTTDYNGVYRGKAIDFEAKETRSKTAFPFSHIHLHQIEHLERVLRQGAIAFVIVRFIAFDETYFVEAEKMIQQYRLAERKSLPYSWFVQEGILIPYSLTPPVHYLRVIDELYFKEK; encoded by the coding sequence ATGATCGGTTATCCGAATGGAAAGACTGCCTCCCGTTCATTGAATCCGCAGACAGTGAAACAATCTGCGGGCGGACGCGGCATGTCTTTGGAAAATGATCTGAATAAGACCAACGATTACTACCTGCAGCTGGACAAAGCGGTGATCCACAAGAAGCCGACGCCGATCCAGATCGTGCAGGTCGATTATCCTAAACGCAGCGCCGCCAAAATCACGGAAGCCTACTTCAAGGTTCCTTCCACAACCGATTACAACGGCGTCTACCGCGGCAAAGCGATCGACTTTGAGGCTAAAGAAACGCGGTCTAAGACCGCTTTCCCGTTCTCCCACATCCATCTGCATCAGATCGAACATCTTGAGCGGGTGCTGCGGCAGGGCGCGATCGCCTTCGTCATCGTCCGTTTTATCGCCTTTGATGAAACCTACTTTGTCGAAGCTGAAAAAATGATACAGCAGTACCGCCTTGCCGAACGCAAATCCCTGCCTTATTCCTGGTTTGTTCAGGAAGGGATTCTGATCCCTTATTCGCTGACCCCGCCGGTTCATTATCTGCGGGTGATCGACGAACTATACTTTAAGGAGAAGTGA